A segment of the Candidatus Acetothermia bacterium genome:
GCTCGAGGCGATCCTCCGGAACGTCGAGATCGCCCGCGAGGGCCGGGTTCCGATCTGCCAGGACACGGGCACGCTCTCGTTTTTCGTCCGGTTCGGCGTGGGGTTCCCTCATCTTGCGGAGCTGCGGGCGGCGCTTCCCGGGGCGGCGCGGGCGGCCACGAAGGTGGTGCCCCTGCGGCCGAACACGGTCCACCCGCTCACCGGGGGGAACCCCGGGGACAACACCGGCCGGCTCATACCGGCCATCACCTGGGAGCCGGTGGATGGGAACGAAGTGGAGATCTACGTCCTCCCCAAGGGCGGGGGATCGGAGAACTGCTGCGCCCTCCGGATGCTTCCTCCCGGGGTGGGCCTCAAGGGGGTGAAGGAAGCGGTGGTGGAGCACGTGGTGGGATGCGGGGGCCTCCCCTGTCCACCCACGGTGGTCGGGGTCGGGATCGGCGGTGGAGCCGACCTCGCCCTCAAGCTCGGGAAGGTGGCCCTCCTCCGCCCGGTGGGGGAGCGCCATCCCGAGCCCCAAGTTGCTGCCCTGGAGGCGGAGCTTGAGGAGCTGATCAACGGCTCTGGGGTGGGTCCGATGGGGCTTGGGGGCAACACCACCGTGCTCGCCGTGCATGTGGAGTACGCCCATCGCCACCCGGCGTCGCTCCCGGTGGGGATCGTGGTCCAGTGCTGGGCCGACCGCCGCGCCACGGTTCGGGTGCGTCCCGATGGGACGGTAGAGGTGCTATGAATGCCCCGCTGGTCCTTCGGCCACGCGGACAACTTCGGAACGCCGCGGCTAGAAATCCACATAGGAATGGGCCCCGGAGCCTCCGGTTACGCGGAGAACTTCCGATCCCCACGGCTCGACGACGTCCCGGCTCAGAGATGGACGTCTCCAACAGGAGAACCCAGGCATTGCTGAGGTCAACCGTTTCTGGGTATCATGAAACCGACTTGCCGAAGCAGTGGAAATCCGCGTGCCGCAGGTCCGCGGACTCAAAAACCGTCAGGA
Coding sequences within it:
- a CDS encoding fumarate hydratase, which encodes MKLVEALVAAVAKAAVDLPADVVRALERARDREEGPARVQLEAILRNVEIAREGRVPICQDTGTLSFFVRFGVGFPHLAELRAALPGAARAATKVVPLRPNTVHPLTGGNPGDNTGRLIPAITWEPVDGNEVEIYVLPKGGGSENCCALRMLPPGVGLKGVKEAVVEHVVGCGGLPCPPTVVGVGIGGGADLALKLGKVALLRPVGERHPEPQVAALEAELEELINGSGVGPMGLGGNTTVLAVHVEYAHRHPASLPVGIVVQCWADRRATVRVRPDGTVEVL